Proteins from a genomic interval of Kitasatospora kifunensis:
- a CDS encoding DNA-binding protein NsdB — MSSGPNTRLADMFALTGWSKGELARLVNRRGAAMGQQQLSTDTSRVRRWIERGEIPRDPVPRVLAAVFTERLGRVVSIEDLGLARQRRSSTAAAGAAAVEEPERTAEILTEFTGMDLMLNRRQQADTAPVLPGLSAIPDSLYRWLSGDSVAYAADRRGPREVITGQLVTGTSSKPIVDVYEPGPAGVEEVAALERSFEVFRAWDASRGGGLQRKAVIGQLNEVGGLLTHRHPPELARRLWLVAANLAALAGWMSHDIGLESTGQRYFVIAAQAAREAGDRPRAGEAISRCARQLLHYGRADEALDLMRMARAGAGPDTSPMTQAMFNTVEAWAQASLGRGQEVVRLLGEAEELYVRGMGEPQPSWMQTFNEAELRGMQSLVYRTLAEHDPAAAPRAVAQVEDAIRLREGQRQERSSIFDLISFAAVHWITGEPEQAELQTRAVLAKIGDTSSHRTWDRLRAVDRLAGRYRQMPAVAELRAEIRAAMPPTRRPAG; from the coding sequence GTGAGCAGCGGACCCAACACCAGACTCGCCGATATGTTCGCCTTGACCGGTTGGTCGAAGGGCGAGCTGGCTCGGCTGGTCAACCGGCGTGGTGCGGCTATGGGGCAGCAGCAGCTCTCCACCGACACCTCGCGGGTGCGGCGCTGGATCGAGCGCGGGGAGATCCCGCGCGATCCGGTGCCGCGGGTGCTGGCTGCGGTGTTCACCGAGCGGCTCGGCCGTGTCGTCTCCATCGAGGACCTCGGTCTGGCGCGACAACGGCGATCAAGCACGGCCGCGGCGGGCGCCGCCGCGGTCGAAGAGCCGGAGCGGACGGCCGAGATCCTCACCGAGTTCACGGGAATGGATCTCATGCTCAACCGACGCCAACAGGCCGATACGGCCCCGGTGCTACCGGGCCTCTCCGCAATCCCCGACTCCCTGTACCGCTGGCTCTCCGGGGACAGCGTCGCCTACGCCGCCGACCGCCGCGGGCCGCGCGAGGTGATCACCGGGCAACTGGTCACCGGGACTTCGAGCAAACCGATCGTGGACGTCTACGAGCCGGGGCCGGCCGGCGTCGAGGAAGTCGCGGCGCTGGAGCGCTCGTTCGAGGTCTTCCGGGCCTGGGACGCCTCCCGCGGCGGCGGCCTGCAGCGCAAGGCGGTGATCGGCCAACTCAACGAGGTGGGCGGCCTGCTGACCCATCGCCATCCGCCGGAGCTGGCCCGCAGACTGTGGCTGGTGGCGGCCAACCTGGCCGCGCTGGCCGGCTGGATGTCGCATGACATCGGTCTGGAGTCGACCGGGCAGCGGTACTTCGTGATCGCCGCGCAGGCCGCCAGGGAGGCCGGCGACCGGCCGCGGGCCGGTGAGGCGATCTCCCGCTGCGCTCGTCAACTCCTGCACTACGGCCGGGCCGACGAGGCGCTCGACCTGATGCGGATGGCCAGGGCCGGCGCCGGTCCTGACACCTCGCCCATGACCCAGGCGATGTTCAACACGGTCGAGGCCTGGGCCCAGGCCTCGTTGGGCCGTGGCCAGGAGGTGGTGCGGCTGCTCGGCGAGGCGGAGGAGCTGTACGTCCGGGGCATGGGCGAGCCGCAGCCGAGCTGGATGCAGACCTTCAACGAGGCGGAGCTGCGCGGTATGCAGTCGCTGGTCTACCGCACCCTGGCGGAGCACGATCCGGCGGCCGCCCCACGGGCCGTGGCGCAGGTGGAGGACGCGATCCGGCTGCGCGAGGGGCAGCGGCAGGAGCGGTCCAGCATCTTCGACCTGATCTCCTTCGCCGCGGTGCACTGGATCACCGGGGAGCCGGAGCAGGCCGAGCTGCAGACCAGGGCGGTGCTGGCGAAGATCGGCGACACCTCCTCGCACCGCACCTGGGACCGGCTGCGGGCGGTGGACCGGCTGGCCGGGCGGTACCGGCAGATGCCGGCGGTGGCGGAGCTGCGGGCCGAGATCAGGGCGGCGATGCCGCCGACCCGCCGCCCCGCCGGCTGA
- a CDS encoding phosphotransferase, producing MYSSATSPTAPRTGIPQRPPSSVAVRRPGPKPALPARPTGRIEAPGFLPRAGERLLRPRAPQPAAPLVERVDTAALATPAVRAALAHITRICPAFSARQVLREDGAHILITGLIGRTAVVAKCLSPQAVQGERRALLVERFRREVAIYRAFVRHRPPVRMPRLVAADHDRCVLVMERIPGRPAAVERHPANAPTPGEVRAILGSIRALNLWRPPTDVFQQPLDYYFEVSRYHSVGQLTDRDAGDLRQLLHGLSHTGWQLCHGDALLSNIMLAPSGPVLLDWEQAGWYLPGYDLAVLWSVLSGDTAARRQISQLAQVGGTVARDAFLVNLVLVLMRELRIYDVPGAGEEQRLMIRRLYDDAALARRAVRAAVGTR from the coding sequence ATGTACTCCTCCGCGACTTCCCCCACCGCGCCCCGGACTGGCATCCCGCAACGGCCGCCGTCCTCCGTGGCGGTCCGCCGGCCCGGGCCGAAGCCAGCTCTGCCCGCCCGCCCCACCGGGCGCATCGAGGCACCCGGGTTCCTGCCGCGCGCCGGAGAGCGCCTGCTGCGCCCCCGCGCGCCCCAGCCCGCCGCCCCCCTGGTGGAGCGCGTGGACACCGCCGCGCTCGCCACCCCCGCCGTGCGGGCCGCGCTCGCCCACATCACGCGGATATGTCCCGCCTTCTCGGCGCGTCAGGTGCTGCGCGAGGACGGGGCGCACATCCTGATCACCGGGCTGATCGGGCGCACCGCCGTGGTCGCCAAGTGCCTCTCGCCGCAGGCGGTGCAGGGCGAACGGCGAGCCCTGCTGGTCGAGCGGTTCCGCCGCGAGGTCGCGATCTACCGGGCCTTCGTCCGGCACCGGCCGCCGGTGCGGATGCCGCGCCTGGTGGCGGCCGACCACGACCGCTGCGTGCTGGTGATGGAGCGGATCCCGGGCCGCCCGGCCGCTGTGGAGCGGCACCCGGCCAACGCCCCGACCCCGGGCGAGGTGCGGGCCATCCTCGGCTCGATCCGCGCGCTGAACCTCTGGCGCCCGCCCACGGACGTCTTCCAGCAGCCGCTCGACTACTACTTCGAGGTCAGCCGCTACCACTCGGTGGGCCAGCTGACCGACCGGGACGCCGGCGACCTGCGCCAGCTGCTGCACGGCCTGTCGCACACCGGCTGGCAGCTGTGCCACGGCGACGCGCTGCTCAGCAACATCATGCTGGCGCCCTCGGGCCCGGTGCTGCTCGACTGGGAGCAGGCCGGCTGGTACCTGCCCGGCTACGACCTGGCGGTGCTGTGGAGCGTGCTCTCCGGGGACACGGCGGCGCGTCGGCAGATCAGCCAACTCGCCCAGGTCGGCGGCACCGTGGCGCGGGACGCCTTCCTGGTCAACCTGGTGCTGGTGCTGATGCGCGAACTGCGGATCTACGACGTGCCGGGGGCCGGCGAGGAGCAGCGGCTGATGATCCGTCGGCTCTACGACGACGCGGCGCTGGCCCGCCGCGCGGTCCGGGCCGCCGTCGGGACGCGCTGA
- a CDS encoding acyl-CoA dehydrogenase family protein: MNTRSDRSPADRPFAARSSVDRSSADRSSAGEQRTAMAEALAALPRVVDLLAARAEEHDRDATFPYQGIEAVHEAGLLTLTVGQRFGGQGGTLAETVRVLAELGRGDASVALVTACTLLLHAEQERSARWPAAAYRRLLTESRRGPALVNTLDAEPGRAQQLRARRDGNGWLLTGRWSGCTGAEALAWMVVRAETDEPQPRTGLFLVRGESPGVEVDPVWDQLGLRASAGHDVVFTEVEVPAEAALGLRPVQSETGPADSGAGPDPAAAARTAWRDLALAAVQLGVGRAARDWLVRFLNQRTPANLAEPLGTLPRYQVALGEVESALIGAEELVAGLAVRIDAGEAGALERTGSAQLLVTRAVVDAVQRAVALTGSPGLSRRHPLERYLRDALSARQHGRCEDAVLAQAGRATLARATRSRGA; this comes from the coding sequence ATGAACACTCGTTCCGACCGTTCGCCCGCCGACCGCCCCTTCGCCGCCCGCTCGTCAGTCGATCGCTCGTCAGCCGATCGCTCGTCAGCCGGTGAGCAGCGAACCGCCATGGCCGAGGCGCTGGCCGCACTGCCTCGCGTGGTGGACCTGCTGGCCGCCCGCGCCGAGGAGCACGACCGCGACGCGACCTTCCCGTACCAGGGCATCGAGGCGGTCCACGAGGCCGGCCTGCTCACCCTGACGGTTGGTCAGCGCTTCGGCGGGCAGGGCGGCACGCTCGCCGAAACCGTCCGGGTGCTCGCCGAACTCGGCCGTGGCGACGCCTCGGTGGCGCTGGTCACCGCCTGCACCCTGCTGCTCCATGCCGAGCAGGAGCGCAGCGCGCGCTGGCCGGCTGCCGCCTACCGCCGACTGCTGACCGAGTCCCGGCGCGGACCCGCGCTGGTGAACACCTTGGACGCGGAGCCGGGTCGGGCCCAGCAGCTGAGGGCCCGGCGGGACGGCAACGGCTGGTTGCTGACGGGCCGTTGGAGCGGCTGCACCGGGGCCGAGGCGCTGGCCTGGATGGTGGTGCGGGCCGAAACCGACGAGCCGCAGCCGCGTACCGGGCTGTTCCTGGTGCGGGGCGAGAGCCCGGGGGTCGAGGTCGATCCGGTCTGGGACCAGCTGGGCCTGCGGGCCAGCGCGGGGCACGACGTGGTCTTCACCGAGGTGGAGGTCCCGGCCGAGGCGGCCCTCGGCCTGCGGCCGGTGCAGTCCGAAACCGGACCGGCCGACTCCGGTGCTGGTCCCGACCCGGCGGCCGCCGCGCGCACCGCCTGGCGGGATCTGGCGCTGGCCGCGGTGCAGCTCGGCGTGGGCCGGGCGGCCAGGGACTGGTTGGTGCGCTTCCTCAACCAGCGAACTCCGGCCAATCTGGCCGAGCCGCTGGGGACCCTGCCGCGCTACCAGGTGGCGCTCGGCGAGGTGGAGAGCGCGCTGATCGGTGCCGAGGAGTTGGTGGCGGGTCTGGCGGTGCGGATCGATGCGGGGGAGGCCGGGGCGTTGGAGCGGACCGGATCCGCCCAACTGCTGGTCACCCGCGCGGTGGTGGACGCGGTGCAGCGCGCGGTGGCACTCACCGGCAGCCCGGGGCTGAGCCGACGCCACCCGCTGGAGCGCTACCTGCGGGACGCGCTCAGTGCTCGGCAGCACGGGCGCTGCGAGGACGCGGTGCTGGCCCAGGCCGGGCGGGCCACCCTGGCCCGCGCCACCCGGTCGCGCGGGGCCTGA